From the genome of Candidatus Defluviilinea proxima:
AACCGATATTCACGATATCGGCAAGAACATCGTCTCTTCGATGTTGACCGCTGCAGGCTTCGAAGTGACCGATATGGGCGTGGACGTTCCGATCAAATCCATTATTGATAAAGCAGAGGAGATCGATGCACAAATCATTTCCCTGTCGGCTTTGTTGACCACATCCATGCCTTTCATGAAAGACCTCATTCGATTGCTGGACGCACGCGGCATCCGCCAAAAGTATATTGTTCTGGTGGGCGGCGCATCCGTCACCCCCGATTGGGCAAAAGCCATCGGCGCGGATGGCACCGCAAAAAATGCGGCAGACGCGGTGAAACTGGCACGCGAAAAGATGGGCTATACCTCTTAACACAATGTAGGGGCGGAGCAATGCTCCGCCCCTACATGTCATTTATCGGAGAAACACATGCTGAATTATCTTGATATTCTTGATCGCGCGAATGAAGGTCCTTATATTTCTGAAGAGAGTTGGGATCTCGATAAGATCGCCATGACCACCAAACGGCTCGTCAAGAAATACAAACTGGAGTGGAACAAGGAAGACCTCGTCACCGATGACGCTTCTCTTTCCAAAGCGATCTTTGATGCAGGATACGAACTGGCTATAACAGTCGGCGCTTATAGCCGCACGACCGAACGTATTATCGAAATTTCGCAGGATGAGATCGACAACGGCATCCGCAACATGCCACAGTCTGTCATCATGGGCGAAGGTAAAGATGCGCGGACGTTATACGCGCGTCATCTCGACGATGAGCGGGCTCCGTTATTCTTTGGCGGGTCGCCAGGGACGCCTATTCCTGAACGTATTTTTCTCGCGAACGTTCTCTCCTATATGCAGGAGCCTTTAATCGACCTCGCTACCTGCGGCACCTTGGTCGAAGTGGACGGGCGCGAAGTGCGCACGGGTAACCCTATTGAGATCGTTTCGACACGCCGCGAACTGCAATACATGCGTCAGGGACTCAAGCGGGTCGGGCGTGCAGGTATGGGCATGCTAGCGGCGCAATCGAGCGTTTCAGAATTGGGCGATCTTGCGGCGGCGCACCCCGATTATTTACGTAAGTGCGACTCGCACCTCGTGCCGGTCTTGAATGAACTCAAAATGGATCATCGCAATATCTCTCGAGCGGTCAACTCTCTGGAATATGGCATGGTCAATGCATCGCTTCCGTGTGTGATCGTCGGCGGGCTGGGTGGCGGACCTGCTGGTTCAGCAGTGATCAATGTTGCTTCTTATTTAATAGCGAATATCACCTGCCTCGCGGACTATCACATCCTCCACCCCATTCATGTGCGGCACATTGCCACTTCCACACGTGAGGTGTTGTGGGTCATCAATGCCACGGCACAGGCGTTTGCCCGGTATGCACCTTCCATTATCGTTGCTGATATTTATCCCAAATCTGGCTCAGGGACAAAAGAGTTATTATATGAAACGGCCGCCAATGCCATCGTCAATGCAGTGAGCGGAGGCCATCTCGAAGGCTGTGGCGCCGCAGATGGCAATCAGCCCAATTGTTCAGGGTTGGAGGCGCGGTTGATGGCAGAGGTCGCTTTGGCAACACACAGAATGAAAATGTCCAGAAAAGACGCGAATGCTCTTGTCCTCCAGTTATTATCGAAGTATGAACATGTCTTCGCACTGGAAAATGGGAACCCGGGCAAGCCGTTCGATGATGTGTATGATCTGCAAAAGATCGAACCTCGTGATTTCTGGCAGAAGATGTACGAAGAAGTCAAAACGGAATTGAAAGAAATGGGTTTAAAGCTTTAACATCCCAAGGCGTTTTCAGGGAATTATCCCTGATGCAAATCAAATACCCAAAGAAAAGAGAGGAAGAATGCAATGAATACACCCACTATTATCATCATCAATCTCGTTATTCTCGTTGTCCTTGGCCTGATCGCCCGTGTGGTCAAATCTGACCCAACCGGCAAAGGCGGTTTTAATTTCAATTATTCCACTTCTGACCTTGTCATTATGGCCGTGCTCGGTGCCCTCGCCGGTGTCATCAACACCTGGATGGGAAATGTTTGGTACGCCGCCAATACTGTCAGCCCGATCTATGGCGCCGCATTACAAGGCACCTTCATGTGGGCTTACTTGCTGGCGTATTTCCTTGTCCGCAAATCTGGCTCCATGCTCATCATCGGTATCGTCGAAGCCGCTGTGGAAGCCTTGCTCGGTAACCAAGCTGGCTTGAGCACCCTAGGCTGGGGCATCGCACAAGGCATTGGCGCCGAAGTTGTAATGTGGTTCTGCAACTATGGAAAATTTGGCTGGCTGGTCTTCGGTCTCGCTGGCGCTGGCGCATCCCAATTCGGAACGGTCTGGAGCTTCGTTCTCTACGGTTGGAGCTCATTACAAGACTACCTGATTGCCGCACCTATCAATCTCGTATCAGGTTTCATTTTCTCTGGCTTGCTTGGTTTCTTCCTCGGTAAAATGATCGAAAACACCGGGTTGTTACGAGCCACACGGCGCGAATAACGATAGCTGGAGCCTTTGGATTTTTTTGTGACGAGAAACAAAACAACAACTGACAAACCGCTCGTCAAGTTTGATCAGGTCACGTATCAACATTATGGGAAGCCCACGCCTGCACTGGTGGATGTAAATCTAACAGTGCGGCGCGGGTCTTTCACGCTTCTTGTCGGGCCATCGGGCTCAGGCAAGTCCACGTTGTGCATGTTGCTCAATGGGATCATTCCTCAGATCCTCGGTGGTAAGTTAAATGGCACAGTCACCGTGGATGGACACGATGTATCCAATACATCTGTGCAAGAGCTGGCCAAATCCACAGGCATGTTGTTCCAAGACCCTGAGTGGATGTTTGCCACGCTCAAAGTGGAGGATGAGGTCGCTTTTGGACCAGAGAACCTCCGTCGCGAACCTGCTGAAATATTGAAGAGTGTTGAACAATCCCTTGATTATGTAGGGATGGGACATTTGCGCAACAACCTCGTTTGGGCCATGTCCGGCGGTCAGACTCAAAAGTTGGGACTGGCTTCTGTTCTTGCAATGCAGACTCCTCTCATCGTTCTCGATGAACCCACTGCCAACCTCGACCCCGCTACCACCCACTCTGTGCATGAACTTATCCTTCGTCTGCGAGATGAAGGGAAGTCTGTTGTGCTGGTCACAAAAGACCTCGATGAATTCATGGCAGAAGCTGATGACATGATCCTGCTAGCGGATGGACACGTCATTGCACAGGGCGCTCCGCGTGATGTAGTTTCCAAGCACGGGAAGAAAATGTTGGAGCTGGGGGTTTGGCTTCCTGAAACAACAGAGATCGGCTTGCGCTTGAAGGCAGCAGGCAAATCCATAAAGAAGATTCCGATCACAGTGGAAGAAGCCGTTGAAGAGTTTTCCAAGACGCGCTTTAGCGCGCCGCAGGTTACATCCAAAATAGAGAAAAAAGAGAACGTTCTCATCCACGCGCAAAATACCGAGTTCACGTATGGCAATAAGTTCAAAGCCTTACGCGGTGTTTCGTTCGAGATCCGACAAGGCGAGATCGTCGCCATCGTTGGGCAGAACGGTGCAGGGAAGAGCACGCTCAGTAAAATGTTGGTTGGCTTGCTAAGACCAACCAACGGTGAACTTACCATGTTCGGGCGTAAGTCCAAGCAATGGAGAGTACAAGACCTCGCTACACAAATCGCACTCGTCTTTCAAAACCCTGAACATCAATTCCTGTGCGATACCGTCCGTGAGGAGTTGGAATATAGTTTATTAGCACAAGGCATCGACGACAAAACCATCGTCGCTACCCGTGTGCAAGATATGTTGAAACGTCTCGAAATCACTGAGACATCAGACAGCCATCCCTTCTCATTGAGTGCAGGCGCCAAGAGAAGGCTTGGGGTGGCAACCATGCTGATCGCAGGCAGTGCCAGACTTCTCATTGTGGATGAGCCGACCTACGGTCAGGATCGCCGTCTTACAGAAAGTCTGATGAATCTCATCAATAACTTGCGTAAGGAAGGCATCACAGTTCTCATGATCACGCATGACATGCGACTTGTGGATGCGCACATCGAACGAGCCATTGTGATGGCAGACGGACAAAAGATCTTTGATGGAAGTCCTAATTCGCTTTTCAATTCGCCTGACGTGCTGGAACGCGCATCTCTGCGTGCAACCACATTGCGACGGCTGGTAGATGGTCTGCGTGGGCAGGGTGTTTCTGTACCGGATGGTTTGAATACTGTCGATGAATTCATCGGAGCCATGCAATGAGTGAACATTCCCTGCGCTATGTGGATAATGGCTCTTTCTTCACCCGCATTGATGCGTTAAGTAAATTGGTTTGGGTGGTGCTCGTAATTGTGATCACCTTCCAATTACAAGGCAATCTGGCGCGCGCTATGATGCTTGGTGTGCTGATCCTCATCACAATTCTGCTGGCAAGAGTTTCACTCCGAACTGTTTGGCAATCGGCGCCGATCATTCTGATCATGGGCACGTTGCTGTTCGTGGTAAATCTGTTCATCACGCCATCCACATCTTTCATCCATGTTGCGGGATTGACTCTCGGCCAACAAGGGTTTGAGAGAGGCCTTGAACTTTTCCTGCGTATCACGGTTATGGTGTTGGCGTCCTTCATCTTCATCTGGACAACAGACATCCGCGATCTGATGACAGGCCTCGTCCGCATCGGTATGCCGTATCGGTATGCGTTCGCGATCTTTTTGGCGTTGCGCTTCCTCCCCATCGTGCAACAGGAAGTGGACGCGGTCAAAGCCGCGCACGCCATCCGCGGACGTGCCTCGCACTCCCCCATTCGGCATCGCATCCGCTTGTGGCAGAGATATATGTTCACTGTCATTGTGAATAGTTTGCGCAAAGCCGAAAGCACAGCGCTCGCCATCGAGTCGCGCGGCTTCGGTGCCTACCCAGATCGTACGTACATTAAAAGTTTCCGTTGGACGCTCACAGGTATCCTTCTCATCCTGTTGTTCATCGCTTTTTCAGCGTGGTTGATCTTATGGGAACGAAACTTGCTTCCATTTTAGTTAGTCAGATATTGAAACTTTACCCCGCCATACGGCGGGGTTTTTATTTTTTATATTGACCCGTGCAATATCCTACCTTACAATCCACAAGACAAAATTATATACAATACGAGGAACCAACATGGCCCGCTATCGCATCTTTTATTGGAAACATATCCCATCCTCCATCACTGTTGAAGGTGATGGACGCACAGTAAAAAAACAACTCTCGCAAAAGATACAAAATGCGATCGATGCTTATGCCATGGCTGTTGGGATCACATCTTCAGAGGACTACAGCGCGCAATACAAACGCAGTGACTGGATCGAACGTGACGGCTCGCCCGAAGAAGTGGCAGACGCGCTTCTTTCTGAACTGGAAGCTGAGTTCGCCAAAATTGAAATTCCCAAGCGAAATGCGGATTCCGCGTAGGGAACGGCAATTGCCGTCCTCCACAGATCAACCATGACAAAACACAACATCATCCTGCAACCATCAGGCCGCCGCGGACAAGTGGAAGAAGGCACATCTGTCCGTACTGCCGCGCGTGAACTCGGCGTGGACATTGAATCCATTTGTGCAGAGAACGCCACATGTGGCAAGTGCATGGTCCTGGTGGAAGAGGGTCGTTTCGAAAAATACAACATCGACTCAAAGCGTAACAACCTCTCCCCTGTTGGAATAGAAGAACGCTCCTATCTCGAACGTAGACCCAAGTTATTAAAAGATAAAGGTTGGGAGATCGGACAAGTCCGTTTATCGTGCCAGTGCAAGGTCATGGGCGATGTGTTGATCAATGTCCCCGAAGAAAGTCGCGGAAATAAACAGATCGTCCGCAAGAGCGCGAAAGAACGGCACATTGAGATCAAGCCTTCGATCCGGAAATATCTGGTTTCGATGACCCCGCCAAATCTGGAGCGTCCTATTGCAGATTGGGAACGACTCGCCAAGGGACTTGAGACTTCAATGGCGCTGGTACGCGGTACAGAAGAGAAACTTCCACGCTGGTATGAGCTCTCAATTGATTATCAATGCTTGCGCACGTTATCCAAGACCTTGCGCGACGCGAATTGGAACGTGACCGTATCCGTTTGGAACGATAAAGAAGTCATCGCAGTTCAGGCTGGATACCACGAAGACAGCTACGGTGCGGCCGTGGACATTGGCTCGACAACGGTTGCCTTGTATTTGTGTAATCTTCGCACGGGCGAATTGCTTGCGGCTGAATCCGAGATGAATCCGCAGATCGTGTACGGTGAGGATGTAATGTCCCGTATTCAGTACACGATTGAGCATGAAGATGGTTTGGAGAAATTACACAAGGCGATCATCTCCACACTGAATACTTTGTTGAAACAAGCGGTGAAGACGGCAAATACGTCATTGCGAGCGCACGTTGCGAAGCAATCTCCTAGGAACGAAGGCAAGATTGCTTCGGGCAAAGAGCAAGAGCGCCCTCGCAATGACATAAAAGTAGATGAAATATTGGAAATGGTTTTGGTAGGCAACTCCACTATGCACCATATTCTATTAAACTTACACCCCAAGGACTTGGGACTTGCGCCGTTCGTGCCAGCTATCCATGAGTCAGTGGATATCAAAGCGCGAGAGTTGGGATTACACATCAATGCATCTGGGAACATTCACATCCTCCCCACCATTGCATCCTTTGTGGGCGCGGATACAAGCGCTGTTATCCTTGCAGAAGAACCGCACAAGCAGGATGAGAACTGGCTATTGATCGATGTAGGCACAAATGCAGAGCTCGTGCTCGGCAATCGCAAGCGTTTGATGTGTACATCCACACCGACAGGTCCCGCACTCGAAGGCGCGCATGTGGAGTACGGTATGCGAGCTGCGCCCGGTGCCATTGAACGAGTCCACATTGACGAAACGACGCTTGAGCCAAAGTACAAAGTCATCGGCGTGGACGGTTGGAACACAGACCACGCTGAATTCAAAGGTCAGGTCAAAGGGATATGTGGATCCGCGATCATCGATGCGGTGGCAGAATTGTTCCGGGCGCAGATCATAGATTCTCGGGGCAGATTCAAAAAAGAGCTAAAGTCGAAGCGTGTGCGAGAGGGAGAAACCGGCTGGGAGTATGTCATTGCCTGGGCGGAGGAAACATCCATTGGAAGAGACATTCCCATCACTCAACAGGATGTAAGGCAGATACAATTGGCGAAAGCCGCGTTGTTCGTGGCGGCGCGTACATTGTTGAAGCGCAGTAAACTACAAGCGCCTGATAAAATTATTTTGGCGGGTGGCTTCGGAAGTTATATTGATAAAGAGAAGGCGATGTTGATCGGCTTGATCCCTGATTGCGTGTTGGAGAATGTGTACGCGGTCGGGAATGCAGCGGGTGATGGCGCGCGCATCGCGTTGCTGAATGTGGAGAAACGCAACGAGATCGATTCCGTGACACGACAGGTGGAACGGTTTGAATTGCCCACTGACCCCGATTTTCAAAACGAGTTTATGCTTGCAACGAGTTTCCCGCATATGAACGAACCATTCGAGCATATTGCGCATTTGATCCCGCATCGTACAGTGGACCCAATTGCGAAGAATTTTATGAAATGATTTTGTAGGGATGGGCAGCTACCCATCCCTACGGAGGAAACAATGAACAAATTTCTTGAACGATTGAATAGCGGCGAGATCCTGGTTGCCGATGGCGCAACGGGATCGAATTTGCAAAGGATGGGGCTCAAGCCGGGCAAGCCGCCCGAAGACCTCATCATCGACGACCCTGATATTCTCTTGAAGCTTGAGTCGTCGTTTGTGGAGGCAGGCTCGGACATCATCCTAACCTGCACCTTCGGCGGAACTCGTATGCGGATGAAAGACTCGCAATATCAGGACCGTGCCCCGGAAGTGAACATCCGCGCGGCAGAGCTTGCCCGTAAAGCCGCCTCAAAACGGACCGATGTGCTGGTCGCTGGTTCGATGGGCCCGGTCGGTGCTTTGCTCAAACCCTACGGCACGCTCGACGAGGCAGAGGTCCAAGCGACGTTTGCAGAGCAGGCGAAAGCCCTTGCCGATGGTGGCGTGGACTTCCTGCTCATCGAAACAATGTTCGCATTCGAAGAGACGAACGCCGCATTTGCCGGTGCCCGTTCCGCCACAGACCTCCCCATCGTGGTTTCGTTCAGCTACGACCGAGGCACGCGCACGATGATGGGCATCAAACCCAAAGACGTTATCAAGAAGTACAGCGAGTTGGGCGCTACACTTATTGGTGCAAACTGTGGGACAACGCTGGAGAACATGGAAGCCGTGGTCAAGGAATATGTGGAGGCTGTTCCTAACTTCCCGCTGTGGATCAAGCCAAATGCGGGCGTCCCACACATGGATATTGAGACCGAGCAAGGTGTATACGATATGACACCCGAAGACATGGGAAATTACGCAAAGAAGTATGTCGCTTTGGGCGCAAAGGTCGTGGGTGGTTGTTGCGGAAACACGCCGGAGCATATCGCGGCCATCGTAAAGGCTGTAAAATAATTTTGTAGGGGCGGGTCTAAGTCTAAGACCCGCCCCTACACGTTTAATATGCGTGAACAAATCCTTTCTTTATTAGCTGGCCAAAAAACAGGCGCTATTCCTACCTTCAGTGGATTGATCCACATCACGACCGAAGGATTGAAACGTGAGGGATTGTCTTTGCATGAAGTCCATCATGATGCAGAGAAGATGGCGCATGCGGCGGCAAGTACATTTAAGTTGACTGGAATGTCATCTGCGACACTTCCGTTGGATCTGTGTGCACCTGCTGAGGCGTTGGGGTCAGATTTGAACTTTTATGAAGATGGGAGAGATCAGTTTCCGCAGGTCAAGAGGGTGATATTCGACTCGTGTAAAAGTTTAATCGCAGAATTCCCTGAGAATGCTGAGATTTCTAAGTTGGGGCGAATCAAAATTATTTGCGAAGCAATGCGGTTAGTGAAAGAAGATATTGGAAAGGGTATTGTTATTTCAGGGTTGATCCCCGGGCCGTATACATTGTTACTATATCTTTGCAATGTGACGAACATGGTCGTTGAAATGAAAAAGGAACCGCAGGTTGTTCTCGATGCACTTTTGCATCTCTCTTCGTTCCTTGCGAAGATCGGTAAAGCGTATCACGATGCAGGCGCGGACTTTATCACCATCCACGATATGGGAGGGTCGGCTGGATTTGTGGGGCCATCCGTATATGAGCGTTTCGTGTTCCCTGCTGAAAAGAGCCTGATCGAGCAATTGCCCAAGCCAAGTGTATTGTCAGTGTGTGGGAGGATGGACAAGGCTTTACATCTTCTGTCACAAACAGGCGCGAATGCATTCTCAGTGGATCATACGACGGATATCCAGTCTGCGCGTGAGGTTTTGAAAGATACATTGCTGTTCGGGAATATCGACCCTGTTGAAATACTTTGGCAGGGAGACGAGGCCCGTATCGCTGAGGCAGTTGTCGGTGCGAAAGAGGCGGGCGTAGACGCAATCTGGCCAGGCTGTGATCTGGTCCCATCTACGCCAATCCAAAATATAAAAGCGCTTTGCTAAAGACGAACATACTATAATTGACGCATGCCATCATTCCGTCTTACTGAAAAACATATCCCACTTCTTTTTGTCATCATCACTATCCTTGCTTATGGACTTCTCGTCCCGTTCACCGGCTTCTATTGGGATGACTGGCCTTTCTCTTGGCTCGCAAGATTTTTAGGTCCCGCTGAATTTTTACCGGCATTCATTGGCATTCGTCCGTTTCTGATACCGATCTTTTTTGTGACGACGAGTCTCGTCCCGCCGGTTCCCATCTATTGGCAAATCTTCGCCCTCGTCATACGCGTCATTGCCGGACTTTCAGCCTGGTTCGCCCTAAAAAATGTTTGGCCACGCTTCAAGTTTCAAACCCTGATTGCATCGTTGTTGTTTTTGGTCTTTCCCGCATACAGCCAGCACTGGGTGGCATACACACACATCAATCAGGAGTGGATTGCATTCATCCTGTATCTACTTTCGATGGGCCTGACTTTCAGAGCCATTCGTAATCCACACAAATCAAAAGCGTATACGGTCTATGCCCTTCTCTTGATGTTTGAAGGTCTATTCGCAACTGAATACACTCTCGGCATGGAACCCCTGCGCTTTCTTTTTATATGGGTGATCCTTTCAGAGGAGATCACGGATTTAAAGAGAAGCTTCCTCAAAGCCTTGCGGACATGGCTCCCCTATCTGGGTATCTGGCTTTTGAACGGTGTGTGGCTGGCTTGGTATTACAGTAGAGGGTACAACGCTTACGATGTTGAGATCATCAACAAATCTCATACCAATTTTTTTCTGGTTTTCGGCGAAGCAGTTTGGAAGGCAGGATTATACGCGTGGGCACAGGTGCTTGTATTGGTATCTAAGGCCATCACCTCCCCATCCTCTATTTTAACTGTCGCGCTAATCGGCTTGAGCTTTATCATTCTATTCCTCATTATCAAAAAGTTTTCCGATTCCCAGCCTATTACAAGAACAACCTATCTTCAATTTATTTTGATCGGTCTGATCGGCCTTATACTGGGGCGCGTCCCTTCACTAGCGGCAGGGTTGCCATTCCGGTTACAGTCCAGTTTTGACCGGTTTGCCATTTCGATGATGCTCGGAGGGAGTCTATTCATTCTTGGGCTTGTCGAATGGCTGGTCAAAAATCCGCGTTTGAAAGTGTATACCTTTGTGTTGTTGATCTCACTAGGTGTGGGGCAACAGTTCTTCAATGGGAACATCTTCCGCCGTGATTGGGAGCGGCAACAGGAGATCTTCTGGCAGATGAAATGGCGGATGCCGTCCCTCGAGCCGAACACCCTGCTTCTCTCCAACGAGATCGCCGTTGACTACGAAAGCGATATTTCCTTGATGGGCCCCATCAACTGGATCTACGAACCAGACTATAAAAGAGGCAACCTACATTATTTACTCTTGTATCCCAAGAATCGGCTCGGCGGTACGCTCCCTTCACTCGAACCAAATACAAAGGTGGAATTCAAACTCCGCACTGAAACTTACTATGGCAACACGTCACAAGCGGTTGTGTTCTACATGCCAGAGAATGGATGTCTGCGTGTGCTCGATCCTCAATTGGGCGATCAGGAAACCTATAACAATGTGCTTGGAGAAATCACCAAGGTCGTCCCTCTTTCCGATACATCGCTTATTCATGGAGATGAACTGGAACCTGCCGAATTCCTCGCGAAGCCAGATATAAGCTGGTGTTATTACTATACAAAAGCAGAGCTTGCTCGTCAATTCAAAGACTGGGATCAGATCCTATCGCTGGAAAAGGAAGCAAAACAAAACGGATTTGAGACAGACGACCCCTTCGACCAACTGCCGTTTATCGAAGCAAATGCAATGAAGGGCAACTTTGATGCGGCAAAAAAACTTTCAACACGCGCGATCAAGGATAATGCACAAGTACGCGTCGGGGTGTGCAAGGTTTGGGAGCGGGTGCAAGCTGAAGGTCCAGAGGGAGACGAGGCGAAAACAAACGTTTCAGGTGCATTGCACGAATTCCAATGCACGAAATAACATCCCTCCAATATCCCACTACATAACTTGACGCGCTAACTCGGATGTGCTACCATCCCTAAAACTTTTGTTCGATACTGAGGAGAAATCTATGTCACGTACGAATCGAGGCAAGGTTATTGTCTCAACATTGCTTTTGGTTGCGGTTCTGTTATCTTCCTGTGAACAGCCGTACTCCACACAACCTGCTGTCACCAACACACCATTGGATCCCAACAGCTTTTTCACTACCCCAATTGCTCAGCAACCGGATAGCATGAGTGACGTGGAAAAATTTACAACGCAAACCGCTCTCGCCAGTACGCCGGGTGCGGTTGTGCCTAGCGCTACAGTGGGCACTCCTGTGGCAGGCGCACCTACCACAACTGCCACGCCAGCAATCGCTCTCAACCCCACATTCACTGCCACACAGGCAGTTGTGGTGGTGCCGACTTCTACATCTGCGCCTGTTTCATCAGGTGCAAAACCCGGCACGTATGTGTTGAAGAACGGTGAATTCCCTTACTGTATCGCACGTCGTTTCAATGTTGACCCCGATGCATTGCTTTCTCTCAGTGGGTTAAGCAGTGCCAGCGCAGATAGTCTCTCTGCAGGGACTGTTCTAACCATCCCACAAAGCGGCTCGTTCCCCGGCAGTCGTGCGCTCGCCTCACACCCCACCACATACACTGTCGCATCCAGCGATGAGACCGTTTACGGAGTGGCGTGCAAATTCGGCGATATTGAGCCATCAGCTATTGCACAGGCCAATAATATTTCTGTGGATGCATCTTTGACCGCAGGCCAAAGCTTACAGATCCCATAATTATCGAGACACCGTAATATAAAAGCCCGGGCAATGC
Proteins encoded in this window:
- a CDS encoding LysM peptidoglycan-binding domain-containing protein; the protein is MSRTNRGKVIVSTLLLVAVLLSSCEQPYSTQPAVTNTPLDPNSFFTTPIAQQPDSMSDVEKFTTQTALASTPGAVVPSATVGTPVAGAPTTTATPAIALNPTFTATQAVVVVPTSTSAPVSSGAKPGTYVLKNGEFPYCIARRFNVDPDALLSLSGLSSASADSLSAGTVLTIPQSGSFPGSRALASHPTTYTVASSDETVYGVACKFGDIEPSAIAQANNISVDASLTAGQSLQIP